A portion of the Glycine max cultivar Williams 82 chromosome 10, Glycine_max_v4.0, whole genome shotgun sequence genome contains these proteins:
- the LOC100810327 gene encoding protein DETOXIFICATION 42 has product MLPLLMLFSSIRNAFSSDELGLEILNISLPTTLALAADPIASLIDTAFIGHIGPVELAAVGVSIAIFNQISKITIIPLVSVTTSLVAEEDAVDEQNQQSEREMLMKVSNEDVKLDVHDHAEKAGNSSSANVGRVAKLDHDKSYIPSASSGIVIGGLLGVLQALFLIFTAKPMLSYMGVDSNSPMFKPAQQYLTLRSFGAPAVIISMAIQGVFRGIKDTKTPLYATVMGDVTNIILDPLLMFVLRLGVNGAAISHIISQYLIAIMLLWSLMKQVVLLPPSIQDFRFGKILKNGFLLLIKVASATFCVTLSTSLAARKGSTTMAAFQICLQIWMATSLLADGLAVAAQAIIASAFARDDYKKVIASASRVLQLGLILGLVLSVLLLSLLPFASRLFTNDINVLQLISIGIPYVAATQPINALAFVFDGVNYGASDFTYSAYSMIMVALVSILSLYMLSSSLGFTGIWIALLIYMTLRIFAGFWRIGTGSGPWSFLKENSVELQ; this is encoded by the exons ATGTTGCCccttttgatgttattttctagCATAAG GAATGCTTTCTCAAGTGATGAATTAGGCTTGGAAATACTGAATATTTCGCTCCCTACTACGCTGGCTTTGGCAGCAGATCCTATTGCTTCTCTAATTGATACTGCATTCATTGGCCACATag gTCCTGTGGAGCTTGCTGCTGTGGGAGTCTCAATTGCTATTTTCAATCAAATctcaaaaattacaataattccACTAGTCAGTGTCACAACCTCTTTGGTTGCTGAGGAAGATGCTGTTGATGAACAAAATCAACAGTCAGAAAGAGAAATGTTGATGAAGGTCTCTAATGAGGATGTAAAGTTGGATGTACATGACCATGCAGAGAAAGctg GCAACTCTTCATCAGCAAATGTTGGCAGAGTAGCTAAACTTGACCATGACAAAAGCTATATTCCATCAGCATCATCAGGAATAGTTATTGGTGGTTTGCTTGGGGTCTTACAAgctctctttctcatttttaCAGCTAAACCAATGTTGAGTTACATGGGCGTTGATTCA AATTCTCCTATGTTTAAACCAGCACAACAATACTTGACATTGAGGTCATTTGGTGCACCAGCAGTTATTATTTCTATGGCAATTCAAGGAGTTTTTCGTGGAATCAAAGATACAAAAACTCCTTTATATGCTACAG TAATGGGAGAtgtaacaaatattattttagatcCATTACTTATGTTTGTACTGCGGTTGGGAGTCAATGGGGCAGCTATTTCCCACATTATCTCCCA GTACTTGATAGCCATAATGCTATTGTGGAGTTTAATGAAACAAGttgttcttcttcctccaagtaTCCAAGACTTTCGATTTGGGAAGATTCTGAAAAATG GGTTTCTGTTATTGATTAAAGTTGCATCTGCGACTTTCTGTGTGACCTTGTCAACATCCCTAGCAGCAAGGAAAGGATCAACAACAATGGCTGCATTTCAAATCTGCTTACAGATTTGGATGGCGACCTCTTTGCTTGCTGATGGATTGGCTGTTGCGGCACAA GCTATTATTGCAAGTGCATTTGCAAGAGATGATTACAAAAAGGTTATTGCATCTGCCTCACGTGTGCTGCAG CTTGGATTGATTCTTGGGCTGGTGCTCTCAGTCCTTCTTTTAAGTCTACTACCATTTGCTTCTAGGTTATTTACTAATGACATTAATGTTCTGCAACTTATCAGTATTGGCATTCCA TATGTTGCTGCCACTCAACCCATCAACGCCCTGGCATTTGTTTTTGATGGAGTCAACTATGGAGCTTCAGATTTCACATATTCTGCTTACTCAATG ATTATGGTAGCATTGGTGAGCATATTGAGTTTATATATGCTGTCCTCAAGCCTTGGCTTTACCGGTATCTGGATTGCGTTGTTGATTTACATGACTCTAAGGATATTTGCAGGCTTTTGGAG GATTGGTACTGGATCAGGGCCTTGGAGCTTCCTTAAGGAAAACAGTGTTGAGCTTCAGTAG